The Lolium rigidum isolate FL_2022 chromosome 1, APGP_CSIRO_Lrig_0.1, whole genome shotgun sequence region CATGGAGCCAGCTGgcgcgatgaagacgacgagggtgtGTGTGACGGGCGCCGGAGGCTTCATCGCCTCGTGGCTCATCCGGCGACTCCTTTCCGGAGGAGACTACGCGGTGCACGGCACCGTCCGTGATCCCAGTAAGACGTTCTTGTCTGACTCGTGTTAATCGACCGCCCGGCCTCCATCGGAGGTAAAATTCTATATGTTGTCAACTTAAAATTCTATATGCAGGTGACCACAAGAACGATCACCTGAGGGCGCTGGACGGCGCCGGCGAGCGGCTGAGATTGTTCGAGGCCGACGTGCTGGACTACGCGAGCGTGGCgtcagccgtggccggctgcgacGGCGTCTTCCATGTCGCCAGCCCCGTTCCTGCCACCAAATCCAACAACCCCGAGGTAACACCATATACAAGATCGAGCTATGCCGGCCGATTGGCTGATTTCCCGGCCGGCTTACACGCAAGTTGTCCGGCGCAGGTGGAGCTGCTGGCACCGGCGGTGGCCGGCACGCTGAACGTGCTCACGGCCTGCAGCGAGGCCGGAGTACGCCGCGTCGTCGTGGTGTCGTCGGTCGGCGCGGTCTTCGTCAACCCGAACCTCCCTGAGGGACCCTCGGTGGACGAGGACTGCTGGTCCAATGAAGACTACTGCAGAACTATCGAGGTGAACTTCCGTCGGCTCAGTTAGCTTATTCGGGTGGTGACCGAGATCTTAGTACCAATCTATCTTGTGGCTTTTTGTCAGAACTGGTACTGCCTCTCCAAGACGCTGGCGGAGCGCGAGGCCATAGCTTACGCCGAGAAGACTGGGCTAGACGTGGTCACCGTGTGCCCGTCGCTGGTGTTCGGTCCTCTACTGCAGCCCACGGTGAACACCAGCAGCCTGTTCCTCATCAAATACTTGAAATGTATGCCGGTTTCATTTTTTGCCCTTTCACATTCAGACGTACAAATGCAGATAACACCATAGTCCATAGCCACCGTGCAATTCTAAGTGATCTGATCTGCGCAGGCGACGGCGTCGACGCCATGGACGACAAGGTGAGGAACATGGTGGACGTCCGCGACGTCGCCGACGCTCTCGTGCTGACGTACGAGAACCCGGAGGCGGCCGGCAGGTACATCTGCAGCGCGTACGCCAGGAAGGTGTCCGAAATGGTTTCCGTCATCGAGGACTTGCATCCGAACCTCAATTACCCCAACAAGTAAGCAGCCAACACTTGATTCGCTCACCATAGGGAGTATACAGTGATGATTTTGGCAGATGGTGACGATGATTTCGGCAGGTTCGTCCAAGTGGGGGATGAGAAGGTGTTCAGCTCCGAGAAGCTGCAGAGGCTGGGGTGGAGGTTCAGGACGATGGAGGAGACGTTGAAGGACAGCGTTGAGTCCTACATGGCTGCAGGCATCCTCAACTGAGCTTTGCTGCATAGGCCGTGTCTTTGTGCAAGAAGAGGACGGCACTGAGCACCGCTGATGTGGCACTAGTTCTGAAGTCAACAACAGCTTCATACGGAGGATACTCACATTAATACAAGGCCACATCGTTTTCATTTCAAACTTTGAGTAATGATTTATTCAACCGAATATAAGTTATATGTCATTTCaaaatatatcattagaaagttcattGAATTGTGCATCCCATGATATAGTTTCAAATTGCATGCAACTAATatttggttgatcctactagtAATCAAAATTTGCCTCAAAAAACAAAGTGATCTTGTATTTAAGAACGGAGGAAGTAGCTGATTTGTGGACTGCTCAAACCGTTCCGTGAAATTGTAATAATTTTTTTCAAGAATATATCTTAGAATGTGTATAAATTAGCTGGAAGAAATACCAAGATAGTCTATACAAAGCCAAGAAGGTTACAACTTCGTTCCACGATACAACACCAAGAGACAAACAACACACCCGATGATAAACGACTCTCATTGCCCAACATTCTATCACGAATGGCGAGAAGAAGAGCACATGGCTTCAGAACCGCGTCACGAACCAAGCAAGACAACACTGAAGCTCGGCCTCAACTTCAAGGCAACCCGGACCAACGTACCTCCCCTTATGTTCCTAGAGGagtcaacgagaagaaggcaggATCTTGACAGCCCTGGAAGCGCAATCCTTGGGCAGTGGCCACCACCTTCAGCACATTACCACCCCAGAATGCCGCATAGGTCAATCCCCGACAGCCTCGACGACGTCTTTAAGAAGATAATGACACCTTGGAGTCGGCATCGTTGGTCCAGTGAACCGGACGTAGGGTTTCCCTCGGCATCAGAGGAGAAGGAAGGCATAATGAAGGCCAAGATTGCGCCTTTAGCAAGGTAACGACGCCCGCATGTGTCGTCGTGGTCGCATCGGCCACTGGAGAAAGGGACTTTTGATCGGCCATACACCACGACCGTCACCACCGTTGTCGTCACCACCCTAGCTTCGCCCGGCGGGTCCttcgacggcggcgagggggaggggGATCAAGGGGAGAGGCGCGGTCGCTCCTGTGCCAAAACTTGTAATACTTCTTTTGTCTTACTGCTGCCGTTTGCAATCTCTGCCTACTACTGGCGTTTGGAGATTTAAAAGCTAAGATAGGGTGTTTCAACTATTTACAACCTAGATGCTTTTGTATGTTCTTCTATTATTATACTTCTGTCTACTGCAAAAAAAACTCCATTAAGATAAATATTTCTTCGCGCTAGTGTTTGTACTCGTTGCTAGTTATCGAAAAAATTATTTATGATTTTTTTGGATAATTTATGATTTTTTTACAAAATAACAAAAACTACGATTTTATTACTTTTATAGTTGTTTGTACTGCTACCGATTATTATTAATAGATCAACAAAATTTTCGTAAAAAAAGTCATGGAACTCGATCTCATGTTGGGATCGTGCGGAAAAGATTTTAGAAGTGTGCCGCTTTTGATGAGGCACCAAATGAAATCAAGGGTCAACACCTGGTTGGCTGGCTCTGGCAAAGCAGCGCGAAGCGGCGAGGGTTGTGTTTGTCCAGCTCTGCTAGCATGAGCTGGACAATGCCCTACACTTGTCGTAGTTTCAAACCCAGCTGTTGCCACGTGCAGGCGCTTGAAAACAATGGCCAGAGACGGAGCTATCCAACGCAGAAGACTCATATAGATAGACCTCTGTCGCCCTTGGTGATGGACAGGATCTCCGCTGCATCGACTCTCACTCTGCTCCCCCGTTCAGCTCTAGGGAGGCTTACTGCATGCTCTCCCCGCGGTATGACAAGGATGTGTCCTCCTGCACCTCCTAGGGACTCCTCTTGTCTGTCAAGGTTCGGGTTTTCTCGTACCTCACCGACATCGACAGGCTCAGCACTCGGTCCAACCTCTTCTTCACGAACTGCACCCCCTTCGATGTGTGCGCGGCCTGCCCCTCGACCGTGACGAGGAGGCATCTCTTCTTCGACTGTTAGCTTGCTTCCGAGGCGTGGGCACGGTTAGGTGTCTCGGTCCCAGCCGGCAGTTTCTCCTTTTGTGATTTACCACCACCCCCATGGATGGCTACCCACATCTGGCATGCAAGCGTCGCGACGATTCTCTGGTCTCTATAGAAGGCGCGGAACGATCTCATCTTCAACGCCAAGACATCCATGGCATGCAATGTGCTCCGCAGAGGTGGCGATGACCTTGCTACTTGGAGGTGGAGATACAAGATCCATGACCGCGGGCGGCTGGATACCCTTCGTAGTTTCCTCTTGTCCGGTACTATGTAAAATTTTGTGTTTCTTCCTCTAATCCCCCTGTTTTCACACTTTGTACGGATGGTATGACTGCCAACTCACCTCGGGTAATAACACCCCCCTCCATGGGCGGCGCCAGGGGTATGCCCCTGTATGCCCAGGCATACCAAATAGATTTtggctcaattttttttttttttgtattaggCCCAAGCGGCCAAGCCCATGGAACATGCAAATCTCCTCGCTCGCTGCCTCCGTTACGTATCGTTCCAACACGACGGACAGAGCATAGAGGCACAGAGCCAACCCTAGCGATTGGCGGCTGGGCAGGGCGCCAGGGCACCACCGCGCCAGCGACGGGCGACCGACGGCGACCGCCTCACCGGTGACCTGCGGCCAGGAGGACTCGGCGGCTCGCAGGGTACGAATCCTCTCCTCTCTTACCTCTTCTGCTTTTCCCCATTCTGATTTAAGATTTAGATGTTCATAGTTGTCTATTAGATTCAAAATTACCTGCACCAAATTAGTATTTTAGGTATTTAGGAGAGCAGTA contains the following coding sequences:
- the LOC124683851 gene encoding cinnamoyl-CoA reductase 1-like, producing the protein MEPAGAMKTTRVCVTGAGGFIASWLIRRLLSGGDYAVHGTVRDPSDHKNDHLRALDGAGERLRLFEADVLDYASVASAVAGCDGVFHVASPVPATKSNNPEVELLAPAVAGTLNVLTACSEAGVRRVVVVSSVGAVFVNPNLPEGPSVDEDCWSNEDYCRTIENWYCLSKTLAEREAIAYAEKTGLDVVTVCPSLVFGPLLQPTVNTSSLFLIKYLKCDGVDAMDDKVRNMVDVRDVADALVLTYENPEAAGRYICSAYARKVSEMVSVIEDLHPNLNYPNKFVQVGDEKVFSSEKLQRLGWRFRTMEETLKDSVESYMAAGILN